Part of the Thermodesulfobium sp. 4217-1 genome, ATATATCATAGTAAAATTAAATACCAAATGGAGGTCTAAAATGTTTGAAAAGTTTACCGAAAAGGCAGCCAAGGCTATAATCCTTGCTCAGGAAGAAGCCAAGCGCTTGGGCCATAATTTCGTCGGTACTGAACATATACTTTTAGGTCTCTTGGCTGAAGGAACAGGCATTGCAAACAAGGTTATAAATTCTATGGATATAGAACCACAAGATATAAGACGTGAAGTAGAAAGACTGATAGGCCGCGGCGGCGGCACGCTTATATCGGAAATACCATTCACGCCAAGAGCCAAAAGAGTACTGGAGCTTTCATGGGAAGAAGCAAGGCTTCTAGGCCATAATCACATAGGCACTGAGCATATACTTCTCGGTCTTCTTAGAGAGGGAGATGGCATTGGAGCAAGAGTTCTAAAATCGTTTGGCCTGGATATAGGAAAAGTTAGAAGCCAGATTATACAAATAATATCTGGCGGATCAGTGATTAAAAGCAAAGAATCAAGCCGTACTCCACTCCTGAATGAGTTTGGAAGAGATCTTACGGCCCTTGCACGAGAAAAAAAGTTAGATCCTGTAATAGGAAGAGATAAAGAAATAAAAAGACTAATACAGATAATGTGCAGGAGAACGAAAAACAATCCTGTACTTATCGGAGATCCAGGTGTAGGCAAAACTGCAATAGTTGAAGGCCTAGCCCAATCAATAGTTGATGGCGGTGTCCCGCTTTTACTAAGGAAGAAACGTTTAATCTCCCTTGATCTTGGATTACTAATAGCAGGCACGAAATATCGCGGAGAATTCGAGGATAGACTTAAGAAAATAACAGAAGAAATAAGAAGCTCTGGAAACATAATACTCTTTATCGATGAGTTGCACACAATAGTTGGGGCTGGTGCTGCCGAGGGAGCGGTAGATGCTGCCAACATACTCAAGCCCGCTCTTGCAAGGGGTGAAATCCAATGTATCGGAGCAACGACTGTTGAAGACTATAGAAAGCATCTCGAAAAGGATGCGGGGCTCGAGAGAAGATTCCATCCCATACAGGTCGAAGAGCCAACCCAAGAGGAAGCAATTCAAATATTAATGGGCCTAAGAGAAAGATATGAAACGCATCACGGAGTAAAAATTTCCGAAGATGCAATTATGTCATCAGTAAAACTCGCCAAAAGATATATTTCTGACAGATTTCTGCCAGACAAGGCGATAGACGTTCTTGACGAGGCATCTGCAAAAGTAAAGCTAAAAGAGCCTGCCATATCAGATGCATGGAAAGACCTTTACAAACAATTGGAATATGTAATTGCAGAAAAAGAAAGCGTCATAAGAATGCAAGATTTTGAAAAGGCTGCGATCTTAAGAGACGATGAACAAAAAATAAGAGATGAAATATCTACTTTTAATAACCAGGAAATAGACGATACCCTGGAGGCCAAGATAGTAACCGAAGAAGATATCGCAGAAATAGTTAGCGAATGGACGGGAGTAGAGTTAAAGAAACTTACCGAGTCTGAAATGAAGAAGCTGTTGAACCTTGAAAATGCTCTTCATAAGAGAATAGTTGCTCAGGATGAGGCCGTAAGATCAATTGCAAAAACACTAAGAAGAACAAGGGCGGGTCTCCAGGATCCCAAAAAGCCCTTAGGATCTTTTTTGTTCTTGGGGCCAACCGGAGTAGGAAAGACTGAGCTTGCAAAAACACTTGCCGAATACCTTTTCGGAAGTGAAGAATCGCTATTGAGATTTGATATGTCAGAATATATGGAAAAGCACACAGTATCGCGTTTGGTTGGAGCTCCTCCTGGATACGTTGGCTACACCGAAGGTGGCCAGCTTACTGATGCCGTCAGGAGAAAGCCCTCATCTGTCATTTTGTTTGACGAGATAGAAAAGGCTCACCCCGATGTGTTTAACCTCTTGTTACAGATATTAGATGACGGAAGATTGACTGATGGAAAGGGCAGAACGGTCAATTTCAAGAATACAATTCTTATTATGACCTCTAACCTTGGAACACACATGCTAAAAGAGGGCTCACCCGGATTTTTAGCATCCTCAAACGCACTTGATTACGAAAAACTGAAAAGTCAAATTCAAAAAGAACTCAAGGATACCTTTAGACCAGAATTTTTAAACAGAATAGATGAAATAATAATATTCAGCTCTCTTTCACAGCCAGACATGCTCAATATAACAGAAAAAATATTAGAAAATGTAAAGGACAAGCTGAAGGTAAACCTGATAGACATATCTTTCTCTGAAAAGGCTATAGAACAATTAGCCAAAGAGGGCTTTGACCCAAAGTTTGGAGCCAGACCACTAAAAAGACTAATCCAAAAGAGAATAGAAGACCCGATAGCTGACAAGATCATAGAAGGCTCAATTAGAGCAAACGATAGCATAGAAGTCGACCATAACTCAACTGAGTTTGTATTTAAAAATATACAAGAGCTTGTACCAGCGAGGAGCTGCAATAGCAAATAAAAATAAAAATAATTTCATATGTACAGAATGTGGATTTGAATCTGCTGTCTGGAAGGGGCAATGTCCAATATGTAGTTCTTGGAATAGCTTTCAATCAAAAGACGACATATTGGAAAAAGAAAGTGTTCTTCAGTTAGATGATTTAGTTTATGTTGAAGAAGAGAGATTGACATTTGAGTTACCCGATCTAAATGATATTTTTGGTGGCGGAGTTGTTAAAGGCTCCGTCACATTGCTTTCTGGAGAGCCAGGCATTGGAAAGTCAACCTTAGCTCTTCAAATGGCAAATCAAATTTCGAATCGATATCAAGAAGTCCTATACATATCAAGCGAAGAATCTGCAAACCAGGTGGCATCCAGAGCAAAAAGATTGAACCTAAATGAGAAAAATTTAAAATTCCTTTCCTGCTCCGATCTAAACAAGATACTTAAAACAGTGAAAAATTATAATTTTTCTATGATTGTAATTGATTCTATACAAATGCTTTATGATTCTGAAGAGGCCTCGTCTTTGGGATCTCCCTCCCAGATGAAACAATGCGCATCAAAAATAAACTTGTTTTCCAAGCAAACAAATACCCCTTTTTTATTAATTGGTCACATAAATAAAGAAGGCTCAATTGCAGGCCCAAAATTTATTGAGCACTTGGTTGACAGCGTCTTGTTCTTTCAGGGAGACAGGTCTTCTACCACAAGAACCCTTAGGTCTTTAAAAAACCGTTTTGGATCGACGAATGAATTAATTATTTTTGAGATGAAGGAAGAGGGTCTAATAAAACCCAAAAATATCTCAGAGCTAATTTTAAAAAATAGCGATCTCTCAGGAACTTCTTTTTGTATAACCATGGAAGGCTCCAGGCCTCTTCTTGTACAAGTTGAGTCTCTTGTTAACCAATCCTTCAAAACTAACTCAACTAGGCTCTCTCACGGCATAAACTTTAATCACTTCATGCTAATAGTAGCAATTTTAGAGAAACATCTAAATATGAAACTGTACGATAAGGATATCTACATAAACATAACTGGCGGTATCACAACAGAAGACAGAGGTATAGATCTTGCAATTGCAGTATCATTAATTTCATCTTATTATGATATCATTATTCCAAAGAGTACACTTTTTATAGGAGAATGCTCTTTATCTGGAGAAGTAAGAGCTGTATATAATATTGAAAAAAGACTTTTAGAGGCATCAAAAATTGGTATCAAAAAGGTCTTTGCGCCTGACATAAAGACAAAAGTTAAAGATTTAGATTTGAATGAAATAAAAAAACTAAAAGATTTAACAGATTGGATAAAAGAATGGAAAACTCAGTATTCAAAAGAAAAGATTGGTTAAAATCTCTAAAATTGATTTCACCTGGAAACCCATTAAGAGATGGTGTGGACCTAATCCTTGATGCCAGAGGAGGTGCGCTTATTGTTGTAGGCAGTCCAGAAAAAACCCTGCCAATAACAGTTGGAGGCTTTCCTCTCGAAATAGAATTTACTCCTGCCAGATTATTTGAATTGTCAAAGATGGATGGAGCCATAATACTAAATGCTGACGCAAAAACGATATTAAGGGCAAACGCACTCCTTATACCAAATCCAAACATACCATCTGTAAACACTGGGTCAAGACACCAGGCGGCAGAAAGGTTTGCAAAGCAAACAGGCGAATTGATAATAGCGATCTCAGAAAGAAGAGGTGTGGTGACTCTATATAAAGGAGATGTAACATATCCTTTGAAAAGCAGCGCATCTATTGTGGGGCGCGCAAATCAAGCACTCACCACGCTTGATAGCTACAAACAAGTTTTTAATCGCTCGCTCGAACACCTATCTGTCCTTGAGTTCACAGACAGCGTTACAGCATCAGATATCGCAAATATCATCACCAGATCTGAAATGCTAAAATTTATTGAAGAAGAGATAGAAACATATATTATACAGCTTGGCAAAGACGGTCTCTTAACGAAATGGCAATTGCTCGAACTCATGTCCGAAGTTAAAGAAACCGAGGTTTTAATTCTAAAAGACTACCTCAACGAAGAAAAATTAACAGATATAACAAAATTACTTGAAAATTTAAAACAGCTTAAGTCTGAACAAGACATATTAGATCAGATTGTAGTAATGAAACATCTTGGTTTCAACAATCCAGACCAACCTTTAACTCCAAAGGGTTATAGAGTATTAGGAAATGTGCCTAGGCTGCCATCGGCAATTGTAGAGAAGTTGATTGTAAATTATAAAAACTTGAACAACTTGTTGGAAGCAAAAGAAGAAGATCTCGACAAGCTCGAAGGTGTAGGCAAGATTAGAGCACATCAGGTTGTAAGCTGTCTATCAAGGATGAAAGAAGTTACAAAGATATCTTCTTCAAGAGATATCAAAAAGAATTAACAAGCCAAGATGAAAAAAACCATAGTTCTTTTATGTCTCGCTTGTATCTACCTAACATTTTTTTTGGTGCGCGATGCACTATGCGACCAACCTTCCCAAACCTATGAGGAAGCAAGAGTAATTTCTGTTTCAAAAGAGCCGAACAAAGATAATCCAAACCTTGAAATATTGCAGACCAAGATCGAACTTATTACCGGGGTCTTTAAGGATAAAGAGTTTACCACAGAATACGTTCACCAGATTGGCTCACCTTACGACTTAAAACTGTCACCGGATGAAAGAGTGATAGTTTATCAGCAGATAAGATCGGACAACGAACCGACATTTTTTATTTCAGATATTGCCAGATACAATAAATACCCATGGCTCCTTTTAATATTTTTTATTTTAATTTTTATTGCAAGCGGTTTAAGAGGAATATATATGATGATAGGGCTATTTGGCTTTATGTTCTTAATATGGCTTTGGCTAATACCGGCAGTAATTACAAATCTAAACATCCTTGTCGTCACCATTGCAGTCTTGTTTATAGGCGTCGTGATACAAACAATATTGATCTGTGGTTTTTCCCAAAAATCTTTATCTGCAATTATAGGCACTATTTCTGGCATCATTGTCGCATCTGTTTTTTCTTATTATCTTAATAGTTTCTTGAACATCACAGGGATGATAAGCGAGGAAGGATTATTCTTGAAAAATATTAGCTTGAACATTAATTTTACAAATCTTTTATCATCTGCAATGATAATTGGTTCTTCTGGAGCGGCGATAAAGTTATCGACAGGCATTGCCTCTACGGCAGAACAGTATAAAATGCTCTTTCCTACTTCAAATTGGAGAGAAATTTTTAACTCTTCTTTCCAATCAGGAAGAGAAAGCTTGCCAGAATTGCTGCAGACTCTCTACCTTGCTTACATTGGATGTTACCTGCCCTTAATACTTTTAGTATCAATACAGGGACCGACTCTTTCATGGTTTAGGGTATTTAGTCTTGAGGTGGTAGCTACAGAAATTGCAAGGTCATTTATAGCAATAATAGTGCTCTTTATAACTCTACCTGTAACGTCATTTCTTATATCAAGATTTTTATCTTCTAATTTTGTTTTAAATCTATTTTTAAAAATAGTAGGTAAAATTCTAATATTAAAAAGGTGATGCAATCATCTGTTAATGTTAAAATAGATTGAGCGTTGCTATTTTCAGGCTAACAATATTGCATCTAATTTTCAAAAGTAGTGAATTAACTAAACAGAAAACGCAAGGGTATCTAGATGTTATAATGTGGTTGTAATAATTTACAATAACATATAATATATATAAAAATCAGAAATATTAGGAGGAGTTCTATGAAAAGTTACACATCAATAATAATAATGTTTTTATTCGTAACCACTTTATTCATATCTAACGCAAGGGCTTTTGAACTGCCTTTTTTCAAAAAAAGCAACAAAGCAAAAATAGAAAAAATCACCCCTGCTCAACTTTCTGAAACAGGTTTTTTTGGTTTTGTGATCAGCAAAGAATCTTTTGACCCAATACCAAATGCAACGATAAAATTTAACAATGAGCAAACAACATCATCCGATAGAGGTTACTTTAGCGTACAGGGGTTAAAGCCAGGAAAGTACAAACTCTTCGTCTCTGCTGCTGGCTTTAAGCCTTTGAAAAGAACTATTGAGGTAAAAGCGGGCACCTACAATCAAATAGACTCATTTGAACTCAACCCTATCCCAAAGAAGACCAACAAAAAGAAAAAGAAATTCCTATTCTTCACGTTTTAAGCTCGATGCAATTATAAATTAAACGGGATTAACTTATAATTGCAAGCTATAGTCGTAAATCTTTTTCAAAATCTTTTTTATTAAATTTGATAACACAAAATAAGTAATAATTTTAATTGTGTTTGAAAGTTTTAAGCTTTTAAAATATAAATTTCAGTTTAAATTTTGTGGAGAGGTGTCCGAGTGGCCGAAGGAGACCGCCTCGAAAGCGGTTAGCTGATTAATTTCGGCTCGTGGGTTCAAATCCCACCCTCTCCGCCAAAAAAATATTACAAGAGGTGTTGTTCTTGAGACAGAATAGAAATGTTGATTTTTTTCTTTTAGGAACGCTGACAGGAAGCTTGGCTTTTTTTATCGTCTCTTTTATGCTTTGCTCAGGGAAGCTCGATGTTAGCCTTCAGCCCGAAACAATTAACTCAAAAAATAGAGATCCCAAAGATCTATTAAAAAACATTGACTCACGGCTAAAGGAACTTGAAAAAGAAAAGCTTTAACACCCATGGATAAAAGTGAAGACAGCAACTCTTATGTCAAGGAAGCTAAAAAGACAGAAAGTAAAATAATTGGAATTATCGACATAGGGGCAAACTTTGTCAAAGCCCATATAGCCCAGAAAAAAAACGATAGAATATTCGAAACAATCGAAGACATAAAAAAGCCTCTTTCGATCGGCAAGGACACCTTCTCAATAGGCAGAATTTCAAACACAATACTGCTCCAATTAACAAAAATACTCAAGGAATTAAAGGATTTATTTAAAGCATACGAGGTGGAAGAAACCTTGGTTTTTGCCTCTACCGCTATCAGAGAAGCAAAAAATTGTGATTTCATAATTGAAAGAATAAAGATTGCCACAGGAATAGACATTAAACTAATAGAGACAATCGAAGAATCTTTTTATAAATATCAATATATGAAAAGGCATGACTGCTATCTCAGACTGTTCGGCAATAAATCAGTTTTAATTTTTGATATAGGTTCTGGTGGACTTTCCCTAATGATAGTAGAAAGAGACAAGCTTAAATATGCGTCAAATCTTGAAATAGGATCGCTAAAATTAAGAGCGCTACTCTCAAGCCTTGAAAGAGAAACGCTTGATTTTGCAGAGATACTAGATGAGTTCATAGAAAGCAAGATGCACACCATCTCACAGGAGATAAAAAATTATAAAATAGATTTTGCGATTGGCCTTGGAGGAGAAAGCAAAGTAATTTACAATCTAATCTTTGAAGAAGAACCCCCAAGGGATATTAGCAATATAAGTAAAGAAAAACTTTTGAAATTTTATAACGAAATTAAAGACAAAACCACAATTAACCTTGTTGAAGACTATTATTTAATGCCGCCAGTTGCCAATGTCCTTTTGCCATCAACTATTATTTTTAAAAAGATATTAGATATTTGCGAAATTAATGAAGTTGGGATTATGGGTTTCTCCTTTAGGAGCGCAGTAGCAAATTCAATTCTGATGGACGAAGGCGCTCTTTACGAAGATGACATATTAAGCGTTTCAGAAAGTATTGCAAAAAAATATTTAAGAAATATTAATATGTCTCACAACATTCTGAGATTTGCCGTTTCGATTTTTGACTACACCAAAAATTATCACGCAATGGGAGACAAAGAAAGACTTCTCTTAAAGATGGCCTGCATTTTACATGACGTTGGAAAATTTGTAGATGTAAACGATCCAGGAGAACACTCATATAATATTATTAGCTCCGCAAAGATTCCAGGACTCAGCAGCGAGGAAAGAGACATCATCGCAAATTCAGTTAAGATATATCAGGAAAGAGATCCAGATGAAAAAGATTGTTCATTTAGTTGTAAAACAATTAAAGATAGGCTAACCATAACAAAAATAGCAGCTATATTAAAGCTTTCCAACGCTCTTGACTCCTCACAAAAGGGGAAGATTCAAGACATAAAATTAGAGATTGAAGAACACTATCTGATATTTAAAACCCTTACTCATGACGACATTCTCCTTGAAAAGTGGCATTTTGATAATGAATCTATTTTCTTTAGAAGAATTTTTGGCCTAATTCCTGTTTTAAAAGTTATCCCGCAATGATCAGAGAAAGAATCTACAACATAAATAGAGAGCTATCTCTTTTAGAATTCAACAAGAGAGTGCTTGAGGAAGCGAAAGACGGCAGTAACAAACTCTTTGAAAGGCTAAAATTTCTTTCCATAGTTAGCTCCAATATGGACGAGTTCTTTATGATCAGAGTAAGTTCAATTATAGACAAGGTGCTCGACGATTTCGTATTTCAGGACTCATCAGGTCTAACTCCTGAAGAGCTTTACAAGGAAATTACCTTAAAAGCTCACCAGATATCCCAAGATCAGCAAACTCTTTTTTTGGAAGAACTCATGCTTCTTTTGAAAAAAAACAACATAAATATATTAAAAATCAATGAGTTAAGCCCAAACCAGCTAAACTTTGTACAAAAATACTACAAAAACACTATTTACCCAGTGCTAACTCCTATGGCTGTGGATAGCTCAAGGCCATTCCCTTTTATTCAGAGCAGAACCCTAAATATATTTGTCTTATTAAGATCAAATTCCGATTATCTTGTAAAAAATAAAAACCAAAAACTTAAAAAGGAAGATGTTTTCGCAATAATTCAGGTGCCAGGCGTCTTAGACAGATTTATTTCCCTACCCTCTGATAAGAACAGTTACAGCTACATACTCTTAGAAGACATAATAGCCCACCACTTAGGCGACCTCTTCAACAACCAAGAAATTGTCTACAATTCACTCTTCAGGATCACAAGAGATGCCGATCTCACTATAGACGAACAAATTGCAGAAGATATATTAGAAGAAATAGAAAAGTCTTTAAAAAGAAGAAGATACGGCGAGGTAGTTAAGCTTGAAATAAGTAAAGATTGCCCTGAAATTTTAGAAAATTTTTTAAAAGACAATTTCGAGCTTGACGAAGAAGATGTATATAAAATAGATGGACCATTAGACTATACCTTCCTAATGAAGTTTTCCAATCAAGAAATTGCAGCGTTCAAAAGTCTTAAAGACATCCCTTTGCAACCAGTAAGGCCAATCGATTTCTTGACAGCTGACAATACAACCATATTCGATCTGATAAAAGAAAGAGATCTCTTGCTGCATACCCCGTTTGAGAGCTTTGAAAAGATTATAGAATTTGTTCGCACAGCAGCACAAGATCCAGATGTTCTCGCAATAAAAATGACACTATATAGAGTCACGAAAAATTCCCCAATAGTAAAAGCCCTTGAAGAAGCTGCGGACAATGGCAAGCAGGTAACGGTAGTTATTGAGCTAAAAGCTCGTTTTGACGAAGAAAACAACATCATATGGGCCAAGAAGCTCGAAAAAGCAGGCTGTCATGTAGTATATGGGCTCACCCACTTAAAGGTCCACTCAAAAGCCATTCTAGTTGTCAGAAAAGAAGAGGGTACAATAAGAAGATATGTTCATCTTGGGACTGGAAATTACAATGAAAATACTGCAAAGATTTATACAGACCTCAGCCTGTTTACCAGCAATGTCTACTTTGGAACAGACGTATCAAATCTTTTCAACACGCTGACAGGACTTTCCCAGCCAAGTCACTGGTATAAGATAGGGGTTTCACCCATCAACTTAAGAGAGAAAATAATTAGATTGATAAGAAGAGAGTCAAAATATCGCTCTAACGGACACATTATAGCCAAAATGAACGCCTTAGTAGATGATGAAATAGTAAAAGAGCTCTATCTCGCATCGATAGAGGGGGTAAAAATAGATCTAATTGTGAGAGGAATATGCTGCCTAAGGCCCAGTATAAAAGAAATCAGCGAGAATATAAGAGTAATTAGCATTGTGGGAAGATTTCTTGAACACAGCAGGATATTTTACTTCAAAAATGATTCAAATGAAGAGATATATCTTTCAAGCGCCGACTGGATGCCAAGAAATCTTGACAGAAGGATAGAAACAATTTTCCCTGTTGAGAGCGAAGCATTAAAGGAGAGAATTAAAAAGTGTCTAAACATAATGTT contains:
- a CDS encoding ATP-dependent Clp protease ATP-binding subunit, translating into MFEKFTEKAAKAIILAQEEAKRLGHNFVGTEHILLGLLAEGTGIANKVINSMDIEPQDIRREVERLIGRGGGTLISEIPFTPRAKRVLELSWEEARLLGHNHIGTEHILLGLLREGDGIGARVLKSFGLDIGKVRSQIIQIISGGSVIKSKESSRTPLLNEFGRDLTALAREKKLDPVIGRDKEIKRLIQIMCRRTKNNPVLIGDPGVGKTAIVEGLAQSIVDGGVPLLLRKKRLISLDLGLLIAGTKYRGEFEDRLKKITEEIRSSGNIILFIDELHTIVGAGAAEGAVDAANILKPALARGEIQCIGATTVEDYRKHLEKDAGLERRFHPIQVEEPTQEEAIQILMGLRERYETHHGVKISEDAIMSSVKLAKRYISDRFLPDKAIDVLDEASAKVKLKEPAISDAWKDLYKQLEYVIAEKESVIRMQDFEKAAILRDDEQKIRDEISTFNNQEIDDTLEAKIVTEEDIAEIVSEWTGVELKKLTESEMKKLLNLENALHKRIVAQDEAVRSIAKTLRRTRAGLQDPKKPLGSFLFLGPTGVGKTELAKTLAEYLFGSEESLLRFDMSEYMEKHTVSRLVGAPPGYVGYTEGGQLTDAVRRKPSSVILFDEIEKAHPDVFNLLLQILDDGRLTDGKGRTVNFKNTILIMTSNLGTHMLKEGSPGFLASSNALDYEKLKSQIQKELKDTFRPEFLNRIDEIIIFSSLSQPDMLNITEKILENVKDKLKVNLIDISFSEKAIEQLAKEGFDPKFGARPLKRLIQKRIEDPIADKIIEGSIRANDSIEVDHNSTEFVFKNIQELVPARSCNSK
- the radA gene encoding DNA repair protein RadA, which encodes MYQRGAAIANKNKNNFICTECGFESAVWKGQCPICSSWNSFQSKDDILEKESVLQLDDLVYVEEERLTFELPDLNDIFGGGVVKGSVTLLSGEPGIGKSTLALQMANQISNRYQEVLYISSEESANQVASRAKRLNLNEKNLKFLSCSDLNKILKTVKNYNFSMIVIDSIQMLYDSEEASSLGSPSQMKQCASKINLFSKQTNTPFLLIGHINKEGSIAGPKFIEHLVDSVLFFQGDRSSTTRTLRSLKNRFGSTNELIIFEMKEEGLIKPKNISELILKNSDLSGTSFCITMEGSRPLLVQVESLVNQSFKTNSTRLSHGINFNHFMLIVAILEKHLNMKLYDKDIYINITGGITTEDRGIDLAIAVSLISSYYDIIIPKSTLFIGECSLSGEVRAVYNIEKRLLEASKIGIKKVFAPDIKTKVKDLDLNEIKKLKDLTDWIKEWKTQYSKEKIG
- the disA gene encoding DNA integrity scanning diadenylate cyclase DisA; the protein is MENSVFKRKDWLKSLKLISPGNPLRDGVDLILDARGGALIVVGSPEKTLPITVGGFPLEIEFTPARLFELSKMDGAIILNADAKTILRANALLIPNPNIPSVNTGSRHQAAERFAKQTGELIIAISERRGVVTLYKGDVTYPLKSSASIVGRANQALTTLDSYKQVFNRSLEHLSVLEFTDSVTASDIANIITRSEMLKFIEEEIETYIIQLGKDGLLTKWQLLELMSEVKETEVLILKDYLNEEKLTDITKLLENLKQLKSEQDILDQIVVMKHLGFNNPDQPLTPKGYRVLGNVPRLPSAIVEKLIVNYKNLNNLLEAKEEDLDKLEGVGKIRAHQVVSCLSRMKEVTKISSSRDIKKN
- a CDS encoding YibE/F family protein; the encoded protein is MKKTIVLLCLACIYLTFFLVRDALCDQPSQTYEEARVISVSKEPNKDNPNLEILQTKIELITGVFKDKEFTTEYVHQIGSPYDLKLSPDERVIVYQQIRSDNEPTFFISDIARYNKYPWLLLIFFILIFIASGLRGIYMMIGLFGFMFLIWLWLIPAVITNLNILVVTIAVLFIGVVIQTILICGFSQKSLSAIIGTISGIIVASVFSYYLNSFLNITGMISEEGLFLKNISLNINFTNLLSSAMIIGSSGAAIKLSTGIASTAEQYKMLFPTSNWREIFNSSFQSGRESLPELLQTLYLAYIGCYLPLILLVSIQGPTLSWFRVFSLEVVATEIARSFIAIIVLFITLPVTSFLISRFLSSNFVLNLFLKIVGKILILKR
- a CDS encoding carboxypeptidase-like regulatory domain-containing protein, with translation MKSYTSIIIMFLFVTTLFISNARAFELPFFKKSNKAKIEKITPAQLSETGFFGFVISKESFDPIPNATIKFNNEQTTSSDRGYFSVQGLKPGKYKLFVSAAGFKPLKRTIEVKAGTYNQIDSFELNPIPKKTNKKKKKFLFFTF
- the ppk1 gene encoding polyphosphate kinase 1, giving the protein MIRERIYNINRELSLLEFNKRVLEEAKDGSNKLFERLKFLSIVSSNMDEFFMIRVSSIIDKVLDDFVFQDSSGLTPEELYKEITLKAHQISQDQQTLFLEELMLLLKKNNINILKINELSPNQLNFVQKYYKNTIYPVLTPMAVDSSRPFPFIQSRTLNIFVLLRSNSDYLVKNKNQKLKKEDVFAIIQVPGVLDRFISLPSDKNSYSYILLEDIIAHHLGDLFNNQEIVYNSLFRITRDADLTIDEQIAEDILEEIEKSLKRRRYGEVVKLEISKDCPEILENFLKDNFELDEEDVYKIDGPLDYTFLMKFSNQEIAAFKSLKDIPLQPVRPIDFLTADNTTIFDLIKERDLLLHTPFESFEKIIEFVRTAAQDPDVLAIKMTLYRVTKNSPIVKALEEAADNGKQVTVVIELKARFDEENNIIWAKKLEKAGCHVVYGLTHLKVHSKAILVVRKEEGTIRRYVHLGTGNYNENTAKIYTDLSLFTSNVYFGTDVSNLFNTLTGLSQPSHWYKIGVSPINLREKIIRLIRRESKYRSNGHIIAKMNALVDDEIVKELYLASIEGVKIDLIVRGICCLRPSIKEISENIRVISIVGRFLEHSRIFYFKNDSNEEIYLSSADWMPRNLDRRIETIFPVESEALKERIKKCLNIMLKDNVKARDLNEDGSYIRVPKNSQNQIDSQMLLYETILKSAEVKNKEIKTIKSMEFVPIQNFDDETAI